The following proteins are encoded in a genomic region of Drosophila willistoni isolate 14030-0811.24 chromosome 3R, UCI_dwil_1.1, whole genome shotgun sequence:
- the LOC6649444 gene encoding protein crumbs isoform X2, with the protein MAVTTMYASATTIAHGRQQKQQQKQQRRTITTKTTLSRARTKSAAQMTTKATKQQQQQLRQAQQHLLKRAISAPQWIFLLILIYLATDVASLEVQTKEAYFNGSAYLRLLTPMPIWDHSAISFRSCRGGEILAQQYNKNSIVISVLNDFLQISLAGPAVIGPNNRLDVKLPYQLLDNRWHTLQFKYEYGNLYLHVDRAATIFANSTYNSQFLTNQDIGNEAAILILGNSFSGCLLDGPGLQFANGSMTVQNAVFGVCPLNQGPCSEHDVFTRVQDNFCLNDPCMGHGTCTSNADGYECRCTARYSGKNCQKDNGSPCAAGKNPCTNGGSCMENSRGDYQCFCDANHSGQHCETEVNIHPLCQKNPCKNNAACVVLSGSPSISCECPKGYAGKMCEIDTDECASQPCQNNGVCIDRINGFTCDCTGTGYSGAFCQANIDECEKNPCLNGGRCFDTYGWYTCQCLDGWGGEICDKPISCQTQQCLNGGTCLDKTIGFQCICPPEYSGELCQLGPPGSLCAQQCPIDSECIAGKCVCKPGTSGYNCQLSTGEGAAALQALTPINCNATNGKCLNGGTCSMNGTHCYCSVGYSGDRCEKADNCSPANCQEPMICEHNQCKCPDDKVCNQCATQPCQNGGECFDLPNGDYECKCSRGWTGRTCANDVDECVLQPTICGNGICKNEKGSYKCYCTPGFTGIHCDSDVDECLSHPCLNGATCHNKINAYECDCQPGYQGDNCEIDIDECINNPCSNGSTCIDMINNFTCSCIPGMTGRICDIDIDDCVSAPCLNSGKCIDELGGFHCDCSGTGYEGKNCELNIDECISNPCTNGAQCVDQVKDYLCECHPGYTGKNCDQDINECESNPCQYNSNCLERSNMTLYQLSKFMDLPKVFSQPFSYENASGYECVCVPGIIGKNCEININECESNPCSKHGTCNDGIGTYTCECDPGFEGTHCEINIDECDRYHPCMKGTCIDQINDYDCDCDANYGGKNCSVNLIGCQRNPCLNGGFCRPYLVNETVHLFNCTCEHGFQGDTCEKTTTLSMVVSSLITVKTQREEGYDINLQFRTTLPTGVLAFGTSGGQNEPVSYILELINGRLNLHSSLLNKWEGVFIGSKLNDSRWHKVFVAINTSHLVLSANDEQAIFPVGSYETANNSQPSFPLTYLGGTIPNLKSYLRHLTHQPSSFVGCMQDVVVNGMVIFPDEHIDNDTESDTKLSYVQSGCPRTEQCKPNPCHSNGECTDLWHTFRCVCPRPFFGHTCQHNMTAATFGHENTTHSAVIVETTDVARRAIRSILDISMFIRTREPTGQVFYLGSDPRKMPTKNIGDSFVAAQLNGGELLVKMQFNGTPEAYTVGGQKLDSGYNHLIEVVRNHTLVQVKINGTEYFRKTLSTTGILDAQVLYLGGPAPTRESLLPASTEPGLVDAESTASDMGSAAISPADYTKDYFKGIIQDVKVSNGSHNMIVEMYPLNVTEVQENASPFGVVSIDRTSVLPGEVSDDLCRKNPCKHNAECRNTWNDYSCTCPNGYKGKDCQEIEFCQLVRCPGNSTCQNLDDGYECLTDITFTGLERSPLAFSYFKEQQPEDNVGVPTKSTLKPVIEIAYRTRAGGTLLFIDNNDSFFEIGVNGARVTITWKLTQLHIGESARFEKENADGEWSRIYLRSHGGKLEGGWKGWESLVDPAPAFSVDIDQAAFQDLLSTSTQVYLGGMPESRQARGSTQSAQQGSQFKGCLGEARVGDLLLPYFTNAELYPHTENVSVQLQAQFRLNSSKPEEGCILCFQSDCKNDGECSAPFEKYACTCKPGYEGDDCSVDIDECLDVECQNNGTCLNQVADFYCQCQVGFEGRHCEQNIDECSPNPCQHGGNCTDLIAAYLCTCTEEFTGPQCNVLKQMTCENEPCRNESTCENGHNGTTGNNFTCTCATGFVGTLCDLSFCEETPCHNGGLCLNANNTPTCKCSLGYTGVLCEQEIDECASSPCQNGGKCIDRIGGYDCNCLSTGFEGTHCQDDIDECSLSEEYCGGLGRCINRPGTFKCICQTPHCGAYCNFTDPCNTTGICANGGQCVEACGEEPDYYCNCTEGFTGKNCTAMITSKEDGPSTTDIAIIVIPVVVVLLLIAGALLGTFLVMARNKRATRGTYSPSAQEYCNPRLEMDNVLKPPPEERLI; encoded by the exons ATGTTGCCTCACTGGAAGTTCAGACCAAGGAGGCATACTTCAATGGCTCCGCTTATCTACGCCTGCTCACTCCCATGCCCATTTGGGATCATTCGGCAATTAGTTTCCGCTCGTGCCGCGGCGGTGAAATACTTGCTCAGCAATATAATAAAAACTCTATTGTAATCTCAGTGCTCAATGATTTCCTACAAATATCATTGGCCGGTCCGGCTGTGATTGGACCCAACAATCGTCTGGATGTTAAATTGCCCTATCAACTCTTGGACAATCGTTGGCATACGCTGCAATTCAAATACGAGTACGGTAATCTCTATTTGCATGTGGATCGTGCAGCCACAATATTTG CAAATTCTACATATAATAGTCAATTTTTAACCAATCAGGATATTGGCAATGAGGCAGCCATTTTAATATTGGGCAATTCATTCTCTGGATGTCTGTTGGATGGTCCTGGTTTGCAATTCGCCAATGGCTCCATGACCGTACAGAATGCTGTATTCGGTGTCTGTCCTTTGAATCAAGGTCCCTGCAGCGAACATGATGTCTTTACACGAGTCCAAGATAATTTTTGTCTCAATGATCCATGTATGGGTCATGGCACATGCACCTCCAATGCTGATGGCTATGAGTGTCGCTGTACTGCACGGTACTCGGGCAAGAATTGCCAAAAGGATAATGGCTCTCCATGTGCTGCGGGTAAAAATCCTTGCACTAATGGTGGCAGCTGTATGGAGAACTCTCGCGGTGATTATCAATGCTTCTGTGATGCCAATCACAGTGGTCAACACTGCGAAACAGAGGTGAACATCCATCCACTCTGCCAAAAGAATCCCTGCAAGAATAATGCCGCCTGCGTGGTACTCAGCGGTAGTCCGTCGATTTCATGTGAATGTCCTAAGGGCTATGCGGGAAAAATGTGTGAGATTGATACGGACGAGTGTGCCTCACAGCCCTGTCAGAATAATGGCGTTTGTATTGATCGCATCAATGGATTCACTTGTGATTGCACGGGCACTGGCTATAGTGGCGCCTTCTGTCAGGCCAATATCGATGAATGCGAAAAGAATCCCTGTTTGAATGGTGGACGCTGTTTCGATACCTATGGCTGGTATACATGCCAGTGTCTAGACGGTTGGGGTGGCGAGATCTGTGACAAGCCGATCAGTTGCCAAACGCAACAGTGTCTCAACGGTGGAACCTGCTTGGACAAAACCATCGGTTTTCAGTGCATTTGTCCGCCCGAATATAGCGGAGAATTATGTCAACTTGGACCACCAGGATCACTATGTGCACAGCAATGTCCCATCGATTCCGAATGTATTGCCGgcaaatgtgtgtgtaagcCAGGAACTTCGG GTTACAACTGTCAACTGAGCACAGGGGAGGGTGCTGCCGCTTTACAGGCACTGACACCCATCAATTGTAATGCCACCAATGGCAAATGTCTGAATGGGGGCACTTGCTCCATGAATGGCACCcattgctattgctctgtgggATATTCTGGTGATCGCTGTGAGAAGGCCGATAATTGTTCTCCAGCTAATTGCCAAGAGCCGATGATTTGTGAGCATAATCAATGCAAATGTCCCGATGACAAGGTGTGCAACCAGTGTGCCACACAACCCTGTCAAAATGGTGGTGAATGCTTCGATTTACCCAATGGTGATTACGAATGCAAATGCTCACGCGGCTGGACAGGACGCACTTGTGCCAATGATGTGGATGAATGTGTGCTACAACCGACAATTTGTGGCAATGGCATATGCAAGAACGAGAAGGGTTCCTATAAATGTTATTGCACACCAGGATTCACGGGTATTCATTGTGATTCCGATGTGGATGAGTGTCTTAGTCATCCCTGTCTAAATGGGGCGACATGCCATAATAAG ATCAATGCCTATGAATGTGACTGCCAGCCGGGCTATCAGGGTGATAATTGTGAAATTGATATTGATGAATGTATTAATAATCCTTGCTCAAATGGCTCTACCTGCATTGATATGATCAATAATTTCACCTGCTCCTGCATACCTGGAATGACGGGACGCATCTGTGATATTGATATCGATGATTGTGTATCGGCACCATGTCTGAATAGTGGCAaatgtattgatgaattgggTGGCTTCCATTGCGATTGCAGTGGCACTGGCTATGAGGGTAAAAATTGTGAACTGAATATCGATGAATGCATCTCGAATCCATGTACAAATGGTGCCCAATGTGTGGATCAAGTGAAGGATTATTTATGCGAATGTCATCCAGGCTATACGGGCAAAAATTGTGATCAGGATATCAATGAATGTGAGAGTAATCCATGTCAGTATAATAGCAATTGTCTGGAAAGATCAAATATGACTTTATATCAATTGAGTAAGTTTATGGATCTACCTAAGGTGTTTAGTCAGCCTTTCAGCTATGAAAATGCTAGCGG TTACGAATGTGTTTGCGTTCCTGGCATTATAGGCAAAAACTGTGAAATTAACATCAACGAATGTGAAAGTAATCCTTGCAGCAAACATGGCACTTGCAATGATGGA ATTGGTACCTATACATGCGAATGTGATCCTGGTTTCGAGGGCACACACTGTGAGATTAATATCGATGAATGCGATCGATATCATCCATGCATGAAAGGGACTTGTATTGATCAGATCAACGATTATGACTGCGATTGCGATGCAAACTATGGTGGCAAGAATTGTTCTGTGAATTTAATTGGCTGCCAACGGAAT CCATGTTTAAATGGGGGTTTTTGCCGGCCATATTTGGTCAATGAAACTGTCCATCTGTTCAATTGTACTTGCGAGCATGGTTTCCAAGGTGATACCTGTGAGAAGACCACAACTCTTTCCATGGTGGTTAGCAGTTTGATTACGGTTAAAACTCAACGTGAAGAGGGTTACGATATCAATTTACAATTCCGTACCACTTTGCCTACCGGTGTTTTGGCCTTTGGCACTTCGGGAGGACAAAATGAACCGGTTAGCTATATTCTTGAACTGATCAATGGACGTTTGAATTTGCATTCATCGTTATTAAACAAATGGGAGGGAGTATTCATCGGATCGAAATTGAATGACAGTCGTTGGCATAAGGTCTTTGTAGCCATCAATACTTCACATTTGGTGTTATCGGCCAACGATGAGCAGGCCATATTTCCAGTTGGTTCCTATGAGACGGCCAATAATAGCCAACCATCGTTTCCGTTAACCTATTTGGGTGGCACCATACCCAATCTAAAGTCATATTTGAGGCATTTGACTCACCAGCCATCAAGTTTTGTTGGCTGCATGCAAGACGTAGTAGTCAATGGGATGGTCATCTTTCCTGACGAGCATATCGATAATGATACGGAATCCGATACCAAATTGTCCTATGTGCAAAGTGGATGCCCTCGTACAGAACAATGCAAACCCAATCCGTGTCACTCGAACGGCGAATGTACGGACTTGTGGCATACCTTCCGCTGCGTTTGTCCGAGACCGTTCTTTGGGCATACTTGCCAGCACA ATATGACGGCTGCCACATTTGGTCACGAGAATACCACTCACTCTGCTGTCATTGTGGAGACAACAGATGTGGCTAGACGAGCCATACGTTCCATATTGGATATCTCGATGTTTATACGGACTCGCGAACCAACGGGTCAGGTGTTCTATTTGGGCAGTGATCCACGCAAAATGCCAACAAAGA ACATTGGTGATTCCTTTGTGGCTGCCCAATTAAATGGCGGTGAATTGCTGGTGAAGATGCAATTCAATGGCACTCCAGAGGCTTACACAGTTGGTGGTCAAAAGCTTGACTCTGGCtacaatcatctgattgagGTGGTGCGCAATCACACACTCGTCCAAGTCAAAATCAACGGCACCGAATATTTCCGCAAAACCTTGTCAACAACGGGCATCCTAGATGCACAAGTTCTCTATTTGGGTGGACCAGCACCGACTCGCGAATCTTTATTGCCAGCCAGCACTGAACCTGGGCTGGTTGATGCAGAGAGCACAGCATCGGATATGGGATCAGCTGCCATATCTCCTGCAGATTACACTAAGGACTATTTCAAGGGCATCATTCAGGATGTCAAGGTCAGCAATGGCTCCCACAATATGATAGTCGAGATGTATCCCTTGAATGTCACTGAAGTACAAGAGAATGCATCACCTTTCGGTGTCGTTAGCATTGATCGTACCTCTGTGTTACCCGGTGAAGTATCGGATGATTTATGTCGCAAAAATCCATGCAAGCATAATGCCGAGTGTCGGAATACCTGGAACGATTATAGTTGCACCTGCCCGAATGGTTATAAGGGCAAGGATTgtcaggagattgagttttgTCAGCTGGTCAGATGCCCTGGTAACAGTACATGCCAGAATCTGGACGACGGCTACGAATGTTTGACTGATATTACATTCACTGGCCTGGAACGGTCACCACTGGCCTTCTCATACTTCAAGGAGCAGCAACCGGAGGACAATGTGGGAGTGCCGACGAAATCAACTTTGAAACCTGTTATAGAGATTGCCTATCGTACTCGTGCCGGAGGCACTCTGCTTTTCATTGACAATAATGATAGTTTCTTTGAGATTGGAGTAAATGGTGCTCGTGTGACCATTACTTGGAAACTTACCCAGCTTCATATTGGCGAATCCGCGCGTTTTGAAAAAGAGAATGCAGATGGCGAATGGAGTCGCATTTATTTACGATCACACGGTGGCAAACTAGAGGGTGGATGGAAGGGTTGGGAATCCTTGGTGGATCCAGCTCCCGCATTCTCTGTGGACATCGATCAGGCGGCGTTCCAGGATCTTCTTTCAACCAGTACTCAAGTATACTTGGGCGGCATGCCAGAGTCGCGTCAGGCTCGTGGCTCTACCCAAAGTGCCCAGCAGGGATCTCAGTTCAAGGGCTGTTTAGGTGAGGCACGTGTGGGTGATCTGCTTTTGCCTTATTTCACCAATGCCGAACTCTATCCCCATACCGAGAACGTTTCAGTGCAGCTGCAGGCCCAATTTCGTTTAAATTCTTCAAAACCGGAAGAGGGCTGCATTCTATGCTTCCAGTCGGATTGTAAAAATGATGGTGAATGCTCGGCTCCATTCGAGAAATACGCCTGCACCTGCAAACCTGGCTACGAGGGAGATGACTGTTCTGTTGACATTGATGAATGCCTTGACGTAGAGTGTCAGAATAATGGAACGTGCCTTAATCAAGTGGCTGATTTCTATTGCCAATGCCAAGTAGGATTCGAAGGACGCCACTGCGAGCAGAATATCGATGAATGTTCTCCTAATCCCTGCCAACATGGTGGTAACTGTACAGATCTGATTGCTGCATATCTTTGCACATGTACGGAAGAATTCACAGGACCTCAGTGTAATGTCCTCAAACAGATGACCTGCGAGAATGAACCATGTCGCAATGAATCCACATGCGAAAATGGACACA ATGGGACGACTGGCAATAACTTTACTTGTACATGTGCCACAGGATTCGTGGGTACTCTGTGTGACCTATCTTTCTGCGAGGAGACGCCGTGTCATAATGGAGGCCTCTGTTTAAACGCAAACAAT ACACCTACATGCAAGTGTAGTCTCGGCTATACCGGAGTTCTCTGCGAGCAGGAGATCGATGAATGTGCCTCCAGTCCCTGTCAGAACGGTGGCAAATGCATTGATCGCATTGGCGGTTACGATTGCAATTGTCTGTCCACCGGTTTTGAAGGAACACACTGTCAAGATGATATTGATGAATGTAGTCTGAGTGAGGAATATTGTGGTGGTCTAGGACGCTGCATCAATAGGCCTGGTACATTTAAATGCATCTGCCAGACACCGCATTGTGGAGCCTATTGCAACTTTACGGATCCCTGTAATACAACGGGCATTTGTGCCAATGGCGGACAATGCGTAGAAGCTTGTGGTGAGGAACCGGACTACTATTGCAACTGCACTGAAGGATTCACTGGCAAGAATTGCACAGCAATG ATTACGTCCAAAGAGGATGGTCCGTCCACCACAGACATAGCTATTATTGTTATACCTGTTGTGGTGGTTCTTTTGCTCATAGCTGGGGCTTTATTGGGCACATTTTTGGTAATGGCTCGCAATAAGCGTGCCACACGAGGCACCTACAGTCCTAGCGCCCAGGAGTATTGCAATCCTAGGCTGGAGATGGATAATGTGCTTAAACCGCCGCCAGAGGAACGACttatttag